One Cricetulus griseus strain 17A/GY chromosome 5, alternate assembly CriGri-PICRH-1.0, whole genome shotgun sequence genomic window carries:
- the LOC100773462 gene encoding uncharacterized protein LOC100773462 — protein sequence MSLPLRLPYCSPARRLRAVLLFPYFRAPVTPPPSPVCSQEPDSELEGGSPESCAEEEVWLYSSGHWGRVLSGGVGAIPQGWAWPGSPSGPPAPQPRHRPSTQPTPVLAPSAATSPIAVSWHSQSIRPAVLGRRPSVAQSPRRAKERQPGTASAGGKEPEFRVVNIHNERRWRSLEEPNPAFSVPRTLAIRGVASRSLCPGKRSGKLNKPASASPEKYQGSCRTVTLEFKGVEKPR from the coding sequence ATGTCGCTGCCTCTCCGGCTGCCCTACTGCTCTCCCGCGCGGCGGCTGCGCGCCGTGCTCCTGTTCCCTTACTTCCGTGCCCCGGTCACTCCCCCGCCGTCCCCGGTGTGTTCACAGGAGCCCGACTCGGAACTCGAAGGTGGCAGCCCGGAGAGCTGCGCGGAGGAGGAGGTTTGGCTCTACTCCAGCGGCCACTGGGGGCGCGTGCTGAGCGGCGGCGTGGGCGCCATCCCGCAAGGCTGGGCGTGGCCGGGCTCGCCCAGCGGCCCACCAGCGCCACAGCCCCGGCACCGGCCCTCAACCCAGCCCACCCCGGTCCTGGCCCCTTCCGCTGCCACCTCCCCGATCGCCGTGTCTTGGCACTCGCAGTCCATCCGCCCCGCGGTGCTGGGCCGTCGGCCCTCCGTGGCGCAGAGCCCTCGGAGAGCCAAGGAGCGCCAGCCTGGAACTGCAAGCGCGGGCGGGAAGGAGCCCGAGTTTAGGGTGGTGAACATCCACAATGAGCGGCGCTGGAGGAGCTTGGAGGAGCCGAATCCAGCTTTCTCGGTTCCCCGAACTTTGGCCATCAGAGGGGTCGCTAGTCGCAGCCTGTGTCCGGGGAAGAGAAGTGGGAAGCTGAACAAGCCTGCCAGCGCCTCGCCAGAAAAATATCAGGGAAGCTGCAGAACAGTAACCCTGGAATTCAAAGGAGTGGAAAAGCCTAGATGA